A window from Enterocloster bolteae encodes these proteins:
- a CDS encoding alpha-glucosidase, whose protein sequence is MRAEEQLRIRPEEPWWKEEVVYQIYPRSFKDSNGDGIGDIRGILEKLDYLKALGITMLWLCPIYQSPMDDNGYDVSDYCALAPEFGTMEELDELIERAGDMGIKIILDLVINHTSDEHRWFRQAMEDPEGEEHSYYIFKKGDREPNNWRSVFGGSVWEKVEGRSEYYFHAFGKKQPDLNWENETLRKKLYEMVNWWLEKGIAGFRIDAITFIKKDLTFADQEPDGADGRAKCTKASRNQPGIGEFLNELKRETFDRHGCVTVAEAPGVPYEGLGDFIGRNGYFSMIFDFRYADLDIASGSEWFKRREWTVKELKDKIMASQMAVQTYGWGANFIENHDQPRAATKYLKEAAENPSAVKMLAAMYFFLRGTPFLYQGQELGMVNFERSSLDAFNDISSIDQYHRSLEEGFSEEEALQIINLRSRDNARTPFPWTGGRYGGFSETAPWLPMSREYPENSAKTQEGDRDSILEFYRSMIRFRQWGPWRDCLVYGAIRPLACSEHVIAYERRTEDTVIWCYFNFSGTGTVERLPGISAGCIWANDREAMDGVMFNGKTADKKTAGKETAGNRAGIEDGTLYLEPYQALLLKGSC, encoded by the coding sequence ATGAGAGCAGAAGAGCAGTTAAGAATCAGGCCGGAGGAACCGTGGTGGAAGGAAGAGGTGGTGTATCAGATTTATCCCCGAAGCTTTAAGGACAGCAACGGCGATGGTATAGGGGATATACGGGGGATTTTGGAAAAGCTGGATTATCTGAAGGCGCTTGGGATTACTATGCTGTGGCTCTGCCCCATATACCAGTCTCCCATGGATGACAATGGTTACGATGTGTCCGACTACTGTGCACTGGCCCCTGAATTCGGAACCATGGAGGAACTGGATGAGCTCATAGAGCGGGCGGGAGATATGGGAATCAAAATCATACTGGATTTGGTTATCAACCATACCTCGGATGAGCACCGATGGTTCAGACAGGCTATGGAGGATCCCGAAGGGGAGGAACACAGCTACTATATATTTAAGAAGGGGGACAGGGAACCAAATAACTGGCGTTCTGTATTCGGAGGCAGTGTGTGGGAAAAGGTGGAAGGACGCAGTGAATATTATTTCCATGCATTCGGGAAGAAACAGCCGGACTTAAACTGGGAAAATGAAACCCTTCGGAAGAAGCTGTATGAGATGGTCAACTGGTGGCTGGAGAAGGGAATTGCCGGATTCCGCATCGACGCCATTACCTTTATAAAGAAAGACCTGACCTTTGCAGACCAAGAGCCGGACGGGGCAGACGGACGGGCCAAATGCACCAAGGCTTCCAGGAACCAGCCGGGAATCGGGGAATTTCTCAATGAACTGAAGCGGGAAACCTTTGACAGGCATGGATGTGTGACTGTGGCGGAGGCGCCTGGCGTTCCCTATGAAGGACTGGGGGATTTCATTGGAAGGAACGGTTATTTTTCCATGATATTTGATTTCCGCTATGCGGATTTAGATATAGCCTCGGGCAGCGAATGGTTTAAGCGAAGGGAATGGACGGTGAAAGAGCTTAAGGATAAAATCATGGCAAGCCAGATGGCTGTCCAGACCTATGGATGGGGGGCCAACTTCATCGAAAACCATGATCAGCCCAGAGCGGCAACCAAATATCTGAAGGAAGCAGCAGAAAATCCCAGTGCTGTCAAGATGCTGGCAGCCATGTATTTCTTCCTGAGGGGAACCCCCTTCCTGTACCAGGGGCAGGAGCTGGGAATGGTGAATTTTGAACGGAGTTCCCTGGATGCATTTAACGATATATCCAGCATAGACCAGTACCACCGTTCCCTGGAGGAAGGCTTCAGTGAAGAGGAGGCGCTTCAAATCATCAACCTGAGAAGCCGCGATAATGCCAGGACTCCGTTCCCATGGACCGGCGGGCGATACGGCGGATTTTCTGAAACAGCGCCATGGCTGCCCATGAGCCGGGAATATCCGGAGAACAGCGCAAAAACCCAGGAAGGGGACAGGGACAGCATACTGGAGTTTTACCGCTCCATGATTCGGTTCAGACAGTGGGGACCCTGGAGGGACTGCCTGGTATACGGCGCCATACGTCCTCTGGCGTGCAGCGAACATGTAATTGCCTATGAGAGAAGAACAGAGGATACGGTTATCTGGTGTTACTTTAATTTCAGCGGTACAGGGACCGTGGAGAGGCTGCCGGGAATCAGCGCAGGATGCATATGGGCCAATGACCGGGAGGCAATGGACGGAGTGATGTTTAATGGGAAAACAGCTGACAAAAAGACAGCCGGCAAAGAAACCGCCGGTAATAGAGCCGGCATAGAGGACGGAACGCTTTATTTGGAACCATATCAGGCGCTGCTTTTAAAAGGCAGCTGTTAG
- a CDS encoding HAD hydrolase family protein, which produces MVKAIFLDIDGTLRDECSGVPQSAYTAVRMCRERGIRILICTGRNLASIQEEILSMDTDGIIAGGGCLIAENGYVQKESYFQKPETERIQEYLLTRELPFAMESQERIFMNRAAAVLLRQDFIGKLKGLGAEEIRKREKENSIPYEDTLKEYMHSPDHIHKFCLWCRPEDWEAVCATVPGWGAVVQQSAPTDGKIRKWGYLELQPAGCTKGQAIRWWCRRNGIRLEDTMSFGDGKNDVDMIRTTGIGVAMEDGDEELKQWADSLCRPAARDGIYRELVRRGIIE; this is translated from the coding sequence ATGGTTAAGGCAATTTTCTTGGACATAGACGGCACACTCAGGGACGAATGTAGCGGCGTGCCCCAAAGCGCGTATACAGCGGTCCGCATGTGCAGGGAAAGAGGAATCCGGATACTGATATGCACGGGGCGGAATCTGGCTTCCATTCAGGAGGAAATCCTGTCCATGGATACAGACGGCATCATAGCCGGAGGAGGCTGTCTGATCGCGGAAAACGGATATGTGCAGAAGGAAAGTTATTTTCAAAAACCGGAAACAGAACGGATTCAGGAATACCTGTTAACAAGGGAACTGCCTTTTGCCATGGAGTCCCAGGAGCGTATATTCATGAACAGGGCTGCGGCAGTGCTGCTTAGACAGGACTTTATCGGCAAGCTAAAGGGACTGGGAGCAGAGGAAATAAGGAAACGGGAGAAGGAAAACAGTATCCCATATGAAGATACCCTTAAAGAGTATATGCACAGCCCGGATCACATACACAAATTTTGTCTGTGGTGCCGGCCTGAGGACTGGGAGGCCGTGTGTGCAACGGTTCCGGGATGGGGCGCTGTCGTCCAGCAGTCTGCCCCCACGGACGGCAAAATCAGAAAATGGGGATATCTGGAGCTCCAGCCTGCGGGCTGCACCAAGGGGCAGGCCATACGCTGGTGGTGCAGGCGCAATGGAATAAGATTGGAAGATACCATGAGCTTTGGGGACGGAAAGAATGACGTGGATATGATTCGGACAACGGGAATCGGAGTGGCCATGGAAGACGGGGATGAGGAGCTGAAGCAATGGGCGGATTCCCTGTGCAGGCCGGCTGCCCGTGATGGGATATACAGGGAACTGGTAAGGCGGGGAATTATCGAGTGA
- a CDS encoding MurR/RpiR family transcriptional regulator: MRLEEAFNKNYNRFTENEQYICRYLLEHKKECAVMSITEFAGSCHVSESMLVRFAKKNGLAGYGELKARLRLEEQETEEALGPGEELLNTVTDSYHKMMDELIGRGLDSLFEKLYRARRVFLYGSGSAQTRAASEMKRIFLPVKEMFHIHGHDMRGALSRVMTERDMAVIISLTGESEATVSLARELRLRQVPTLSITRLGNNTLASVCDENLYIHSITLPARYGVEYEISTPYFILIEYLYLAYQEFLKRRLDSL; this comes from the coding sequence ATGAGACTGGAAGAAGCGTTCAATAAAAATTATAACAGGTTCACGGAAAATGAACAGTATATCTGCCGGTATTTGCTGGAGCATAAAAAGGAGTGCGCTGTCATGAGCATAACAGAATTTGCCGGAAGCTGTCATGTGTCGGAATCCATGTTGGTGCGTTTTGCAAAGAAGAACGGTTTGGCGGGATACGGGGAGCTGAAGGCCAGGCTCAGACTGGAGGAGCAGGAAACAGAAGAAGCCCTGGGACCTGGGGAAGAGCTGCTTAATACGGTGACAGACAGTTACCACAAAATGATGGATGAGCTGATTGGCCGCGGCCTGGATTCCCTCTTTGAAAAGCTGTACAGGGCCCGGCGGGTATTTCTCTATGGCAGCGGCTCAGCCCAGACTAGGGCGGCCAGCGAGATGAAGCGCATTTTCCTTCCGGTGAAGGAAATGTTTCATATCCATGGACACGACATGCGGGGCGCATTGTCCAGGGTGATGACGGAACGGGACATGGCAGTCATCATATCACTGACCGGGGAGTCTGAGGCCACGGTAAGTCTGGCCCGGGAACTGCGGCTGAGACAGGTGCCCACCCTTTCCATTACCCGGCTGGGCAATAATACACTGGCATCTGTCTGTGATGAGAATCTCTATATCCATTCCATCACCCTGCCGGCCAGATACGGGGTTGAATATGAGATATCCACCCCCTATTTTATTCTGATAGAATATCTGTATCTGGCGTACCAGGAGTTCCTGAAACGCCGGTTGGACTCCCTGTAA
- a CDS encoding MurR/RpiR family transcriptional regulator, with translation MNLEYRINESYDRLTANDREVLNRILRNKAQSAGMNSTELAAFCHVSRTTLIRLFKKLGIGGFAEFRLLLKERAGMQELARLDMEEIISNYHRMVEGLREYDYSVILEAIHEAGTIYLYGTGNEQKAIGEEFKRIFLMFGKCCIDLFDYGEVEYASRYFKSGDLFVAISLSGESENGIQVLRFVQCREIKTLSITRWTNNTMARMCRYNLYAGTRMISGGGEPGYEMVATFYILLDMLSVNYLEYERKGHETGRSVQ, from the coding sequence ATGAACCTGGAATACAGAATCAATGAAAGCTACGACCGTCTGACGGCCAATGACAGGGAGGTTCTGAATCGGATTTTACGGAACAAGGCGCAGTCTGCCGGTATGAACAGTACGGAACTGGCGGCCTTCTGCCATGTGTCCAGGACAACCCTGATCAGGCTGTTTAAAAAACTGGGAATCGGCGGCTTTGCTGAGTTCAGGCTTTTACTGAAAGAACGGGCCGGGATGCAGGAGCTGGCCCGCCTGGATATGGAGGAAATCATATCCAACTACCACCGCATGGTGGAAGGTCTTAGGGAGTACGACTACAGCGTGATTCTGGAGGCCATCCATGAGGCGGGTACCATATATCTCTATGGCACGGGAAATGAGCAGAAGGCCATTGGGGAGGAGTTCAAACGTATTTTCCTGATGTTTGGAAAGTGCTGCATTGATTTATTCGATTACGGGGAGGTGGAGTACGCTTCCCGGTATTTTAAGTCCGGCGATTTGTTTGTGGCCATCTCATTGTCGGGGGAATCGGAAAACGGCATACAGGTACTGCGTTTTGTCCAGTGCAGGGAAATAAAAACCCTGTCCATTACCCGCTGGACCAATAATACCATGGCCCGGATGTGCCGGTACAATCTCTATGCCGGAACCAGAATGATAAGCGGAGGCGGGGAGCCGGGATATGAGATGGTGGCTACCTTCTACATCCTGTTAGACATGCTGTCGGTAAATTACCTGGAATATGAGAGGAAGGGCCATGAGACTGGAAGAAGCGTTCAATAA
- a CDS encoding DUF6144 family protein, which produces MFDIRKVQEKVMYEAVRAKSNADVAGEVVYGCEKAAHTENNSDWVKSVMRRLENKFESEDVKEIRMDCQCGYGMNEKLVLVKELMAGAASIEEFTNSEKAKAAGLFCKGGELFLQFYFCPCPMLAEVERLETAAWCQCTTGYSKVLFEQAFACKVDVELLKSIKMGDSVCLMKITPHNPVWQ; this is translated from the coding sequence ATGTTTGATATAAGAAAAGTGCAGGAGAAAGTAATGTATGAAGCTGTCAGAGCAAAAAGCAATGCAGATGTGGCTGGTGAAGTGGTATACGGCTGTGAGAAGGCCGCTCATACGGAAAATAATTCTGACTGGGTGAAGTCTGTTATGCGGCGTCTGGAAAATAAATTTGAATCAGAGGATGTCAAAGAAATACGAATGGATTGTCAATGCGGTTACGGAATGAACGAAAAGCTTGTGCTTGTAAAGGAGCTGATGGCAGGAGCTGCTAGTATAGAAGAATTTACAAATTCGGAGAAGGCAAAGGCGGCGGGGCTGTTTTGTAAAGGCGGCGAGCTCTTTCTGCAATTTTATTTTTGTCCCTGTCCTATGCTTGCCGAGGTGGAACGATTAGAGACAGCCGCATGGTGCCAGTGTACTACCGGCTACAGCAAGGTCCTTTTTGAACAAGCGTTTGCCTGTAAAGTGGATGTTGAGTTACTGAAAAGTATAAAGATGGGGGATTCTGTGTGTCTTATGAAAATTACTCCCCACAACCCTGTCTGGCAATAA
- a CDS encoding AraC family transcriptional regulator: MDRKKLINQSIDYIMKHLDENLSLDTVAAHFFISKYHFSRIFKEETGESVYAFIKRCKIDQSAIDMKLNPAKAITDIGLDYGYSASNYSSVFRQHHDTPPSMFRQSIPTRSMSLPFSSERIVHFKTAEEYTAQIEVQKQEDLFVLYERFIGTYADLEKNWYQFLDKYKDFLNEKTLLVERFFNDPAITSPLQCICDICMTVEPDCGLSNVMRISGGQWIVYHFDGKIKDIFETLEGIFSVWFPQSGYKMTRRYGLNIYRRVDRDNHSVIMDLYIPIS, from the coding sequence ATGGATAGAAAAAAACTTATCAATCAGAGCATTGATTATATTATGAAACATTTAGATGAAAATTTGTCTCTTGATACAGTAGCCGCTCATTTTTTTATATCGAAATACCACTTCAGCCGAATCTTCAAGGAAGAAACCGGCGAAAGTGTCTATGCATTTATCAAGCGCTGTAAAATTGACCAAAGCGCAATCGACATGAAACTCAACCCAGCAAAAGCAATCACAGACATTGGTTTGGATTACGGATATAGTGCGTCCAATTATAGCTCCGTATTCAGACAGCACCATGATACCCCGCCATCTATGTTTAGGCAGTCAATACCCACCCGCAGTATGTCTCTTCCCTTTTCCTCAGAGCGGATTGTCCATTTTAAAACAGCGGAGGAATATACCGCACAAATCGAAGTCCAGAAGCAGGAGGATCTGTTTGTGCTGTATGAACGTTTTATTGGAACTTATGCGGACCTTGAAAAAAACTGGTATCAGTTTTTAGATAAGTACAAGGATTTTTTGAATGAAAAGACGCTTTTGGTTGAGCGGTTTTTTAATGACCCTGCTATTACCAGCCCGCTGCAATGTATCTGCGATATTTGCATGACTGTGGAACCGGATTGTGGGCTAAGTAATGTCATGCGGATCAGCGGCGGCCAATGGATCGTGTATCATTTCGATGGAAAGATCAAAGACATCTTTGAAACACTGGAGGGGATTTTCAGCGTTTGGTTTCCCCAAAGTGGTTATAAGATGACGCGGAGATATGGACTCAATATTTATCGCCGCGTTGACCGGGATAATCACAGCGTTATAATGGATTTGTACATCCCAATTTCATAA
- a CDS encoding helix-turn-helix transcriptional regulator, with protein sequence MHEGRHFRILYILLNNERVTAPELAEEFGVSVRTIYRDIDTMSAAGIPIYMQGGRKGGIYLLEGYRLDKVTLSKTEQAEILLALQGLGAVQYPDIDPVLLKLGALFMSQDRDWIDVDLTRWGTAETVHRDKELFSILRKAITGLRRIHFEYYSAKGEMTVRTVEPAKLIYRCRAWYLAGYCLMRQEPRVFRLSRMKKTGLTEELFEYSPEKEAPYFTLDGNYGPLLKVRLMFNKSVAYRLYDAFEDDTMIRQDDNIIVETQLPDSEWLYSFLLSFGGNVTILEPENLRQAVKERILQALSII encoded by the coding sequence ATGCATGAAGGGCGCCATTTCCGTATTTTATATATTCTGCTAAACAATGAGCGGGTTACTGCACCAGAACTTGCAGAAGAATTTGGCGTTTCAGTACGGACCATTTACCGTGATATAGATACAATGAGTGCTGCTGGTATTCCAATCTACATGCAGGGAGGCCGTAAGGGCGGTATCTATCTTTTGGAGGGATATCGGTTAGATAAAGTAACGCTTTCAAAGACAGAGCAGGCTGAAATACTTTTAGCGCTGCAAGGGCTGGGAGCTGTTCAATATCCTGATATTGACCCTGTTCTTCTAAAATTAGGCGCGCTATTTATGAGCCAGGACCGCGATTGGATTGATGTTGACTTAACACGCTGGGGAACAGCCGAAACGGTTCACAGAGATAAGGAACTATTTTCAATACTTCGTAAAGCTATTACCGGGCTGCGGCGTATTCACTTTGAATATTATAGTGCCAAAGGTGAAATGACGGTACGAACTGTTGAACCTGCGAAACTCATTTATCGCTGTCGTGCATGGTACTTGGCCGGATATTGTCTCATGAGACAAGAACCGCGTGTGTTTCGGCTTTCCCGCATGAAAAAGACTGGACTGACAGAAGAACTCTTTGAATATTCTCCTGAAAAGGAAGCTCCATATTTTACGCTGGACGGGAATTACGGACCTCTGCTCAAGGTAAGGCTAATGTTTAATAAGTCGGTAGCATATCGTTTATATGATGCTTTTGAAGATGATACTATGATTCGGCAGGATGATAACATCATAGTAGAAACGCAATTACCGGATTCTGAATGGCTTTACAGCTTTTTGCTATCCTTTGGTGGGAATGTAACTATCCTGGAACCGGAGAATTTGAGGCAGGCTGTTAAAGAACGGATTTTACAGGCGTTGTCAATCATTTAG
- a CDS encoding DUF3788 family protein: MAEKIRYEKKKTRLTEKYQQPPESLIRIFMGIEAWKRLMRFEEMLRERYDVSREIRFPFGNEYGWSFRYSHKKSLLLYVFFEEGGFCCTISINDKGAQEVDSIFGELLPEIQASWLNRYACGADGGWLNRSVISDEELPDLIRLVGVKVKPKKIGGKNA; this comes from the coding sequence ATGGCAGAAAAAATTCGATATGAAAAAAAGAAAACAAGGCTGACTGAAAAATATCAACAGCCGCCAGAGTCTCTTATCCGGATTTTTATGGGCATTGAGGCTTGGAAGCGTTTAATGCGCTTTGAGGAAATGCTAAGAGAGCGGTACGATGTAAGCCGCGAAATAAGGTTTCCCTTCGGCAATGAATATGGCTGGAGTTTCCGGTATTCTCATAAAAAGTCGTTGCTGCTGTATGTGTTTTTTGAAGAAGGCGGTTTTTGCTGTACTATTTCTATCAACGATAAAGGCGCTCAGGAGGTTGATTCCATATTTGGCGAATTGTTGCCGGAAATACAAGCAAGCTGGCTTAACCGATATGCCTGCGGTGCAGACGGCGGTTGGCTTAATCGTTCGGTTATAAGTGATGAAGAACTGCCTGACCTGATCCGACTGGTAGGCGTTAAAGTCAAGCCGAAAAAGATTGGGGGCAAAAATGCATGA
- a CDS encoding helix-turn-helix transcriptional regulator has translation MKTRIQELRKQNKVTQEELALALGVTRQTIISLENGKYNASLQLAFKISRFFGKSIEDIFLFEEEE, from the coding sequence TTGAAAACCAGGATACAGGAACTAAGGAAACAGAACAAGGTAACCCAGGAGGAGCTGGCTTTGGCCCTGGGGGTGACCAGGCAGACCATAATATCCCTGGAAAACGGGAAGTATAATGCTTCCCTGCAGCTGGCTTTTAAGATTTCAAGATTTTTCGGAAAGAGCATAGAGGATATATTTTTATTTGAAGAGGAGGAATGA
- a CDS encoding sodium-dependent transporter, with the protein MEREKFSSRLGFILISAGCAIGLGNVWRFPYIVGEYGGAAFVLVYLVFLLILGLPIVVMEFAVGRASRKSAALSFDLLEPKGSRWHLTKYIAMAGNYILMMFYTTVGGWMMLYFFKTLKGDFGGMDAEAVAGEFVSMLANPALMGGFMVIVVLLCFEVCAMGLQKGVERITKVMMVCLLVLMVVLAVHSMVLPGGGPGLEFYLKPDFGKMVESGIGEAVFAALGQSFFTLSIGIGALAIFGSYIGKERTLTGEAVSVTLLDTLVAFMAGLIIFPACFAYNIEAKSGPSLIFITLPNVFNHMAGGRIWGTLFFLFMSFAAFSTIIAVFQNIISFATDLTGCTLKKAVLCNIAAIILLSLPCVLGFNLWSSFAPLGEGSTVLDLEDFILSNNLLPIGSMLYLLFCTSRYGWGFKKFMAEANEGEGIHFPAWTRVYVSYILPLIVLIIFIQGYASKFLGN; encoded by the coding sequence ATGGAACGCGAAAAATTCTCGTCCAGGCTGGGCTTCATCCTTATAAGCGCAGGGTGCGCCATTGGTTTGGGCAATGTGTGGCGGTTCCCTTATATAGTAGGCGAATACGGAGGGGCCGCTTTTGTGCTGGTATACCTGGTGTTCCTGCTGATACTGGGACTTCCCATCGTAGTCATGGAATTTGCAGTGGGAAGGGCCAGCCGGAAAAGCGCTGCCCTGTCCTTTGACCTGCTGGAGCCAAAAGGAAGCAGGTGGCATCTGACCAAGTACATCGCCATGGCAGGCAACTATATTCTGATGATGTTCTACACAACGGTGGGCGGATGGATGATGCTTTATTTCTTTAAAACTCTTAAGGGGGATTTCGGCGGCATGGATGCAGAGGCAGTGGCCGGTGAATTCGTCAGTATGCTGGCCAATCCCGCGCTGATGGGAGGATTCATGGTCATCGTGGTGCTTCTGTGCTTTGAAGTCTGCGCCATGGGTCTTCAGAAGGGGGTGGAGCGCATTACAAAGGTCATGATGGTGTGTCTGCTGGTGCTGATGGTGGTGCTGGCCGTACATTCCATGGTTCTGCCGGGAGGCGGTCCCGGTCTGGAGTTTTACCTGAAGCCTGACTTTGGGAAAATGGTGGAGTCGGGTATCGGGGAAGCCGTGTTTGCTGCCCTGGGACAATCCTTTTTCACCCTGAGCATCGGCATCGGAGCCCTGGCCATCTTTGGTAGCTATATCGGCAAGGAGAGGACACTGACAGGGGAGGCCGTCAGCGTCACCCTGCTGGACACCCTGGTGGCCTTCATGGCAGGACTCATCATATTCCCGGCCTGCTTTGCCTACAATATTGAGGCCAAATCAGGGCCGTCCCTGATTTTCATTACCCTGCCCAATGTGTTTAACCATATGGCAGGCGGCAGAATCTGGGGGACACTGTTTTTCCTGTTTATGTCCTTTGCGGCTTTTTCCACCATTATCGCGGTGTTCCAGAACATCATTTCCTTTGCCACGGATTTGACGGGCTGCACCCTTAAGAAGGCGGTTCTCTGCAACATAGCCGCCATCATCCTTTTATCCCTTCCTTGTGTGCTGGGCTTTAACCTCTGGAGCAGCTTTGCTCCCCTGGGAGAGGGAAGCACGGTTCTGGATCTGGAGGATTTTATCCTCAGCAACAACCTTCTGCCTATCGGCAGCATGCTTTATCTGCTGTTTTGCACCAGCCGTTACGGATGGGGCTTTAAGAAATTTATGGCGGAGGCCAATGAAGGGGAGGGGATTCATTTCCCCGCATGGACCAGGGTTTATGTGAGCTATATCCTGCCTTTGATTGTACTCATCATATTCATTCAGGGATATGCCTCCAAGTTTCTGGGGAATTAA
- a CDS encoding ABC transporter permease produces MSVIYFIFQQTMLFTIPLMIVALGGMFSERSGVVNIALEGIMTMGAFTGILFLNMTGGRMSGQMQLLLAILISTATGAVFAFFHAYASINMKANQTISGTALNMFAPAFAIFVARVIQGVQQIQFNNTFRIESVPLLGSIPFFGPLLFQNTYITTYLGVAILILSTLVLYRTRFGLRLRSCGEHPQAADAAGINVCRMQYAGVLISGVLGGLGGLVFVVPTSTNFNADVAGYGFLALAVLIFGQWKPVKIMWASLFFGLMKAVAAAYSGIPFLAATGIPSYVYKMIPYVATLIVLVFTSRNSQAPKASGVPYDKGQR; encoded by the coding sequence ATGAGTGTGATTTATTTTATATTCCAGCAGACCATGCTTTTTACCATTCCCCTGATGATTGTGGCTCTGGGAGGCATGTTTTCCGAGCGGAGCGGCGTGGTCAACATTGCTCTGGAGGGAATCATGACCATGGGAGCCTTTACAGGCATCCTGTTCCTGAACATGACAGGAGGCAGGATGAGCGGACAGATGCAGCTGCTTCTGGCCATCCTTATCTCCACGGCCACAGGGGCTGTCTTTGCCTTTTTCCATGCCTACGCATCCATTAACATGAAGGCAAACCAGACCATCAGCGGAACCGCCCTTAACATGTTTGCCCCGGCCTTTGCCATCTTTGTGGCCAGGGTCATCCAGGGAGTACAGCAGATTCAGTTTAACAACACCTTCCGGATTGAATCCGTTCCCCTGCTGGGCAGCATCCCGTTTTTCGGGCCTTTGTTATTCCAGAACACATATATCACCACGTATCTGGGCGTCGCCATTCTGATTTTGTCCACCCTGGTGCTTTACCGGACCAGGTTCGGCCTGAGGCTGCGCTCCTGCGGCGAGCATCCCCAGGCAGCAGACGCAGCGGGTATCAATGTCTGCCGCATGCAGTACGCAGGCGTCCTCATATCCGGAGTTCTGGGCGGTTTAGGGGGGCTGGTGTTCGTGGTGCCCACATCCACCAACTTTAACGCGGATGTGGCCGGATACGGATTCCTGGCCCTGGCGGTCCTTATCTTCGGACAGTGGAAGCCGGTGAAAATCATGTGGGCCTCCCTGTTCTTCGGCCTCATGAAGGCGGTGGCGGCAGCTTATTCCGGCATACCGTTCCTGGCGGCAACAGGGATACCCAGCTATGTGTATAAGATGATACCCTATGTGGCTACCTTGATTGTCCTTGTATTTACATCCAGGAACTCCCAGGCGCCCAAGGCCTCCGGCGTTCCCTACGACAAAGGACAGAGATAG
- a CDS encoding ABC transporter permease, with translation MSTNNRTGRKRDYVGVLSSVFAIVIGLLVGFVILLICNPSQALPGFVTILTGAFTHGLKGVGQVFYYATPIILTGLSVGFAFKTGLFNIGTPGQFIVGAFAAVYVGIMWTGLGRIQWAVALLAAILGGALWGMVPGFLKACFNVNEVIASIMMNYIGMYMVNWIVKSYKPLFNNLRNESRNVAATAQIPKMGMDKLFPESSVGGGILLAIAAVLIIWVILNKTTFGYELKAVGFNRDASRYAGINEKRNIIMSMVIAGAIAGMAGGLLYLAGTGKHIEIKDVLASEGFTGISVALLGLSHPIGVLFSGLFIAYLTAGGFYLQLFEFSTEIIDIIVAVIIYFSAFALIVKTILTRMNHKREKGGGRT, from the coding sequence GTGAGCACAAACAACAGGACAGGGAGAAAACGGGATTATGTAGGCGTGCTGTCATCGGTCTTTGCCATTGTTATCGGACTGCTGGTAGGATTCGTCATACTCCTTATATGCAATCCGTCCCAGGCACTGCCGGGATTTGTGACCATCCTGACAGGAGCCTTTACCCACGGTCTGAAGGGCGTGGGACAGGTGTTTTACTATGCAACCCCCATCATACTGACCGGTCTTTCCGTTGGCTTTGCCTTTAAGACAGGCCTGTTCAATATCGGTACGCCGGGGCAGTTTATTGTGGGCGCCTTCGCAGCTGTCTATGTGGGTATCATGTGGACGGGGCTGGGGAGGATACAGTGGGCCGTGGCCCTGCTGGCGGCAATACTGGGCGGGGCTCTGTGGGGAATGGTCCCGGGATTCCTGAAAGCCTGCTTTAATGTAAATGAGGTTATTGCCTCCATTATGATGAACTATATCGGTATGTATATGGTGAACTGGATTGTAAAGAGCTACAAACCTCTCTTTAACAACCTGCGCAACGAATCCAGAAATGTGGCTGCCACGGCCCAGATTCCCAAGATGGGAATGGATAAGCTGTTTCCGGAGTCCAGCGTGGGCGGCGGTATCCTTCTGGCCATTGCCGCCGTGCTGATTATCTGGGTTATCCTCAATAAGACCACCTTTGGCTATGAGCTTAAGGCAGTGGGCTTTAACAGGGATGCCAGCAGGTACGCGGGCATCAATGAGAAAAGGAATATTATCATGAGCATGGTCATAGCCGGGGCCATAGCAGGCATGGCAGGGGGACTACTCTACCTGGCAGGCACCGGCAAGCACATAGAGATAAAGGATGTGCTTGCGTCGGAAGGCTTTACCGGTATCTCCGTGGCGCTGCTGGGACTGAGCCATCCCATCGGAGTGCTGTTTTCCGGGCTGTTCATTGCGTATCTGACAGCCGGGGGATTTTACCTGCAGCTCTTTGAATTCTCCACGGAAATCATTGATATCATTGTGGCGGTCATTATTTATTTCAGCGCCTTTGCCCTGATAGTGAAGACCATCCTGACCCGGATGAACCATAAACGGGAGAAAGGAGGCGGCCGGACATGA